The Prochlorococcus marinus XMU1408 genome includes a region encoding these proteins:
- a CDS encoding DUF3104 domain-containing protein, translating into MHEIGEDPLFLQVKSRDTVLIGEDEICKVLSFVGGARDPLAPTLFQVANVDTGEIKFVHGEEVREIVSTYEQEVQKRLESSTEGPLSAFLPTVANYEKKIGKKKLSGIRQNRQKSPTRNPSRNSNN; encoded by the coding sequence ATGCATGAAATAGGAGAGGATCCACTATTCCTTCAGGTGAAATCCAGGGACACTGTTTTAATTGGTGAGGATGAAATCTGCAAAGTTCTCTCATTTGTTGGAGGTGCTAGAGATCCACTTGCTCCCACACTTTTTCAAGTCGCAAATGTAGATACAGGCGAAATTAAATTTGTGCATGGGGAGGAAGTAAGAGAAATAGTTTCAACGTACGAGCAAGAAGTACAAAAAAGACTTGAATCTTCTACTGAAGGGCCACTAAGTGCCTTCCTTCCAACCGTTGCAAACTATGAGAAAAAAATAGGCAAAAAGAAATTAAGTGGGATTAGACAGAACCGACAAAAATCACCAACAAGAAACCCCTCTAGAAATTCCAATAACTAA